The sequence below is a genomic window from Amia ocellicauda isolate fAmiCal2 chromosome 6, fAmiCal2.hap1, whole genome shotgun sequence.
GACACTCCGCtgtgggagaggagagagagaggagagacaaAGGAGAGAGGATAGAAGAGaccaagaaagagagagggaaaggtaGGAAGGAAAGAAGATCATAAGAGTCAGAGTCTGAAGACAGCTCCTtttacaccgatcagtcataacatgaccacctgcctaatattgtgtaggtcccccttttgccgccaaaacagccctgacccgtcgaggcatggactccactagacctctgaaggtgtgctgtggtatctggcaccaagacgtcagcagcagatcctttaagtcctgtaagttgcgaggtggggcctccatggatcggacttgtttgtccagcacatcccacagatgctcgatcgGATTGatcttgtgattcatcagaccaggccaccttcctccattgcttcgtggtccagttctgatgctcacatgtccattgtaggtgctttcggcagtggacaggggtcagcatgggcaccctgactggtctgcggctacgcagccccagacgcaacaaactgcgatgcactgtgtgttctgacacctttctatcagaaccagcattcactttttcagcagtttgagctacagtagctcgtctgttggatcagaccacacgggccagccttcgctccacacgtgcatcaatgagccttggccgcccatgaccctgtcgccggttcaccgcttttccttccttgcaccacttttgacaggtactgaccactgcagaccgggaacaccccacaagagctgcagttttgaagatgctgtgacccagtcgtctagccatcacaatgtggcccttgtcaaagtcgctcagatccttacgctgcccatttttcctgcttctaacacatcaactttgaggacataatgttcacttgctgcctaatatatcccacccactgacaggtgccatgataacgagattatcagtgttattcacttcacccgtCAGTGGTCAGAAtgatatggctgatcggtgtataatacACTATAAGTTTTGAATCACACAAGTGGCCCAAGATACAGTAAGCACAATGCCTTCCCACTCGTCTCCTCCTTTATCTCTCTCTATCCCCTCTTCAACACATCTGTCACCCTCTCaccccctctctccatctccccttcctctcaccATTGCCGTCGTCAAAGAAGTCGGTGATGGTGGCTGATGTACAGCGGCTCCAGGGCTTGGAGGCGTCGATGCTGGTCAGGATGGAGGACATGAGCCTCTTGTCCTCGCTGGAGCTGAAGTTCTCCTCGCAGAACTTGGAGTCGTCGTGGGAGAGACCCAGCAGGTGACCtgtccacaaacacacagaggagcACATTAATGAGCTGCTGACGAACAGGACAGGAACAGGTAAAGCACCTCTAACGCACAGCgatggaacacacacacacacactgacacactctctctctctctcttacacacacacacatagttaaCATACTGAgcatgtcctactgagagactgaggaactgaaccttttcaccctggaacagaggagactacgtggggacttgatccaagtcttcacaatcatgaaaggcatcgaccacatcaaaccagaggagcttttccagatcagcagggacacacgcacccggggcacaaatggaaattgggcttcaagacattcaagacagaaaacaggagacacttcttcacacagagaggcgtcacaatctgaacaaactccccagcgatgtggctgaagagacaatttgggaacattcaaaaacagaccggataggatccttgatcacttagttattaaaggacaccaaacgagcacgatggggtgaatggcctcctctccattggacactgtcttatgctctcatgttcttataacttacacacacacacattagtaTGCTACTGAAGAGGAAGGAACACAATtaataaaaagagagaaaatagcCATGAAAAAGCCATTAAACATTTCCAGTAAAGACTGTCCATGTGATGTCTGTTTTTATTGCGGAGAGGTCAGGCATTTTTAGGTTAATGTTTTGATCTCAGGTTTTAAAAGCAGTCTTTCATTTGCAGTTAATCTATAGTGTAATGCcacaggctctgcagtttccatTACAGCGCCAGGGCCCTGCCAGCACCGTGCCCCACAGAGACGCTGAGCAGAGACGCCAGCGCAGGCAGACGTGGCACACAGCGCCGTGGGCCCAGGGTACATCACTCCTCCTCCTGCCGATGTGTGATGTGCCAGTCTAGCACAGTGCATCTCAGAGTAGAACCGTCTGGTGCAGAGGTGCTGTTAAAAGCTTCGATGGGAAACACCAGCGAATACAAAGCAGGAGGGGAACACGCTGTTTAAGAAAGAGGATCTGAAGCTATTCACTCGTTCCCCTGCTCCCCTGCAACCCAGCCCGGTCCCCTGCATCTGAGCTCCTCTGACACGCTGTGGGAGACTGAACCAAGGCCTCCAGCACAGCTAGCGCCCAGACAACACATATACAGCTAATTATATCGAGAAGTCAAGTAAAAGCTGCAGTTAACACCTGTGCAAATAAAGCACTGCCGTCACCAGAGGCCACGGGGAGAGAAGCTCACGCACTCATCTCGCCGGGCAACGATCACGTATGGCTGTGACGCACGCTGGGGTGACGCACTCCTGCGCACCTATATCTCCTCCTCAAAGCGTGTTGTTGCTCCTCCAGGTGGGCTCACACTTGCTTTAATCTCCCCAGAGCCCGGGGTCTAGGGGTCAAATAACATCGCAGAGGTCCAAGCTGAAAGATGCTCGGTATGCTTCCGAGAGCAGACTTTCatggctggtgtggctgaaaagGATAAACACTGCAGAGACGCGTCCAGGGCGGAGATAACAGCCCGGCATGCGGTTCCAGAGCAGGAGGATCAAACGGGACAGAGGGCAGCCCGAGGTCGGCTGAGGTCACATTCTTCACAGCCTTCCCAGTAGAGATAACTGTGATTTCAGATTGTTTATCTTGGAGCGGACAGCGTTTCCCAGCATGCAACACACTTCACTGGCCACCTGCCAAGTAGAGTTTGCTTACATGAAAGTCACCGACAGAGCTCAGCACAGCCCCGCCACCTAAACAAGAcagccaggagagagagagtgagagagagagagagaatctctAGCGTTGCTCTTCTCCATTTCTACTCTGAGAGTCTGAGGGTCATTTTCCGTGCTGGGAGTGTGTCCACTGTGGCCCCAGTCCTGACCCACAGCCACAACAGAGCGCACACCGCCTGGCTGGACGACCACCGAAGACCTTCTGCTGCAAAACCGCAGGTCAGTTTGGTCTCAATGAAAACGAAACCACAAGAACAACAAACAGCTCTCACACACTCTGCTGTCAATCTGCCCCTGAGCAGCAGGAGAGACATACGGGCCAAGCTGGGGAGCTTTGCCCAGTGAATATCCCTCTGAGGGAACTGTCCCAACAGCGATGCGAGGCCCTGAGACAGCCAGGGCAGCAAGGCTTCTGCGTTTACACAGGAATGGGCTTCAATCCAGTTGACTGTGCAGCGAGAGTGTGGCACGGGGGCACGGAGGATTCCAGACAGAGGGTCCTGTGACACAGTGAAGGAGGGGGTAGCGTCCAGTCCTGACCCAGCACACCTGGGACCCAGGAGAGGACGGGCAGACGGGCCACTGAGGGACAGGCTCTAGGACCGGTGTGGGGACAGACATGTCCCGGGTCACCAGGATACGCCTGCGTCAGAAACAGTTGCACgcatgttgtgtgtgtctgtgtgtgaatctGGCTGGTCCAGCACTGACTCACAGGTGGGCAGTGCCAGTCTGTAATCTCGCtccacacagacccacatgaGAACCGCCTGCTAATGGGATAATCATAGCCTGGCTCGCTGCACAACTCCAACTCTCCACAGAGAGCCGGCTGGCggcagagcgctctggagctcAGCTCAgtgtgttatctgagcccgGGGGCGCTCTGTGAAGCTGAGGGTTAGGGAGGAAGGTGTTGGGAgagggctgagagagagagagagagagagagagagagagaaagggccTGGGGGCTCCGGGGGCTTCCTTCCTCTCAGCTCACAGCGGGCTGCTCTGTTCCTTCAACACAACCCATCCACTCGCCTCCGAGGGGTTGGGGGATCCTCCCTGCGCCTGCGTTCACTCACTCTCTGGCTCTCGCACCTGCAGGGCTCTGTGTCTCCGGGGAGCTCAGTCAACGCCTCGCTGggggctgcacacacacacacacacacacacacacacacacacacacaccgagccACTGAAGGGCAGAGGAGGCAGAGGTGTCCGTATCACATCACAGTGCTGAGCTATAGCAGCCACGACGAAGGTCGAGCGGCTGTGTACCGGAATAGTGCAGAGCAGCAGCTCAGTGCGGAGGACACAGGAAGCGCTGTCTGGCTGAGGGACACTGGTGGAGCAGACGGTGCTGACGGTGTGGTTTCGACAGACTGCAGCTCAACCCTCTGGTGCAGGAGTGGGAGACCCGAGTCTCAGCGGAGAGGGAGGGccctgtctgctgcttgacTGATGGAGCCCTGACTCTTGTGGCTGAAGCACAGAAAGCTCTGGCTTGGAGAAGTGCAACAGCaggagaaggaagaaagaaggCCGGCCCGGGACAGAGGAGACTCTTTCACAAAGCACGCTGCAGACACCCGGTGCGATCCTGCCCGTGTGAGCCTTGGACGAGGCTTCCCCCAGCCAGCAAGACgttttgtgtgtgattgtgttgtCTTGAGTTGTGTTTAGTCAGCATCATGGAGCTGACGTTTTAGAAATTCTCCTCACAATGGAGGCGGGCAGCGTGccatgctgtgtgtctgtggaccAATGGTCAGGATCAACTCAGCCAAGCACAGAAACAGAAGCGCAGTGCCGACCAGACTCGAGACACCCTCACTCTGCACACaaagcacactgagacactcgtgtctgccacacagacacgcacacccCTGCACGGCGTACCGATCTCGTGGGCCACGGTGAAGGCGGCGTGCAGCCCGTCGTCCTCGATGATGGCGCAGCTCCTCTCGGGCGAGCAGATGGTGCCCACGTCAGCCATGCCCAGCGTGTCGCAGGAGTGGTGTCCGCACAGGTCCTGcagggacacagacagacagagagagaacacGGGTCAGCACAGTGTCTAGTCCAATTCTCAACGCTGGGCGCACACCCTGCAGGAAGTGCTACTGCTACACCAAAGAGTCCACTGTCCCAGAGATACAGGGTACACAAGCTGTTGTTCACAGCACACAATCTCCACTGCGCAACACCGCACACAACCCTATAGTTCTGCTCTGAAGATGTTGAAACTTGTGTCAGAAGCGGCGTTTGCGGATGAATAACTGAGCAGGGCAGCAGGAGCAGAGCAGGGCCCCTGTGACCCCATGGCCACATctccaaccacacacacacctcagtcacgcaaacaaacacactcacagtgGAGCTGTGTGACGGGACTCATCACACACGCCGGGCTGACACTACACAGCCAGGGAATGTAAGCGAATGTATTTGTAGTGTGTACACGGCACATATTTCAGGCTGAGCACATGGGCCGTCCTCTCACACTAACACACCTGGCAGCGGGAGCACGCCTGGCTGCAGAGAGTATAAACAAGCCATAACATTTAATTCAGACAcctgggagggggagagagcagGCCAGTTGGGGAGGTATGTAGGTCAGGAGAGCATGAGAAAAACTGAAGACGGGAGAAAACAGGCAAACATCACCGatcaacacactgcacactcacacTACGAGCACACGTAAATGccgtacacacaaacacacacatacacacaagtaCAGTGGTCCTTCACACATGCAGAAAGCCAGCAGGTCAACTTCCTGCATCCTGGTGTCAAGGAAGAGTCAAGGAACACCAAAACAGGAGAAACTAAAGGGACATGGAACTCAAAGAGCGCTTTAAACATGGATCCCTGCCCTGCGCCCTGTCCCTATAGGGGCGAGGGAGACGGGACTGGACAGGAGGGACACAGGGGGAGGTCAGCGCATCTCTTCAgtgacagagctgtgtgtgtagaGCCGCCCACGGGGCCCCTGCAGCCTGGCGTGAAAGACCGAGGATTGAGGATCTTCACATGCAGCGTGTGAGGAAGCGGGGCTGACATGTGGAAACACACAGAGTGTCTTAAGTGCCACGTTTTACAGACCTACATACACAACTGCACAACTGGACACATGGAGAACCACTGACTCAACACAACTGCACAAGTGCAGGCCCACACACACGCTGACACGCACAACAGCACCACCGCTGACCCACGCAGCCACCCAACCGCTGACCCACACTGCTCTGCAGCTCGGACATGGCAGAAAGCTGTTCAGACAGTGTGGATGGATGGCCTTGAGCTATATTTAgctacagtcagtgtgtcagtttgtttatgtgtgtcagtgggtcactgggtctgtgtgtcagtgtctgtgcgtgtcagtgtgtcagtttatttatgtgtgtcaTTGCATCAGTTTGTCTGTGTCAGTATGtttgtgtgagtcagtgtgtcagcatgtttgtgtgagtcagtgtgttagtttgtctgtgtgtgtcagtgcgtcagtttgtttatgtgtgtcattgcgtcagtttgtgtgtgtcagtgcgtcagtttgtctgtgtgtcagagtgtcagtatgtttgtgtgaatcagtgtatcagtttgtcagtgtctgtgcatgtcagtgtgtcagcttttttatgtgtgtcattgtgtcactttgtctgtgtgtgtcagtgtttgtgcgtgtcagtgtgtcagtgtgtctgtgctgtggacCACATGAATCCAAGCCAGCTGGGCCCAGGTGCTCTGACTCTCTGGGACTCTTGGGTTCAGAGCTGATGACTGTAAAGTGCTAGACTGATTGAGAGTCACAGCTTTCCTCCTGCCtgggtgtgttttattttgcaagGGCTTTGCTAGTTCAGTCCAGGACAGCAGGGAGCCCAGATGAGACAAAGCCACATTAGACACTGAACTTCCCTCTCGGGGATGGATGTCTCTCTCACGCAGACACAGCACGCACTCACGACGCACTGTGGGTTCCTGCCTGGCACAGTCGAGGCACTATTCCCCTGGGCGGTGAAGCGAGCCGGTCCGCCGcccctccacacacaacaaCGGCATTGTCCTGCGAGAAACAAAAGCGAGGCCGAGGGCACTCATGCGTCCAGTCATCCAGTGATATAACAGCTAATAACCCGGAAGAGAGGCGCTCAATAGTGATATTGTCCGGCGTCTCCACAGGCACTCTGTTGGGCAGCACACGTGTGCAGAGCGCACGCCCCCCAGGCCACCAGGCAGCGTGACAGCCAGCCTGGGCAGACCTGCGGAGATCGATTTgtactgacagacacacacagaaccaGGCAATCAGACAGGCACAGACACCCCACCTccacagaaaaacaccccacaTAACATACCtttcagaaagaaaagaaaaagtatttctgaaatgaaaataaacacactaGTAGTGCCCTGCCCAGGCCTGGGTCTGCAGCGCCAGCCAGTGCCCCTGCAGACGAGCGCAGGTGTGCGAGACAGCTGTGTGGAAACACTGCAAGGTGGGCGCGTTGAAAGACTGCCAGGCCCTTCCAGCCAACCCTAATATGTGCAAACCACTTCAAATGAGAAATGAAACCAATATGCAcacaagaaaggaaagaaaacaaacaaaaacatgttctctctctctctctctctctctctctctctcacacacgcataTTTGTTGGTTAATAATATGTAGGAATTTGGTATatgcagtattattattaaagctaGCGCCGATAGCCAAATAGCGCATAACTATTCTGCATCAAAACACGCAAACACGAGATGAATAAAACACCACCAAAGTGTAGTGATGGAGGAAGAGAAGCCaaaatgttttctgttgtttttgccttttaaatgcgaGCAGCTGTGCAGTGGCCCGCAAACGGGAGCGCTGCCCAGAAACACACGGGTAGGAAGCGGCGTCAGGGTTgtcgggggagagagagagagagagagagagagagagagaagccttACAATGATAATATGATGCAttttatagagagagagagagtggtagAGAAAAATAAGGAGAAACGGGTGGTTTTAGAGCGGATTGGTGTTTTGAATGGATGCACTAGCTGGCGTTTACTGCCGCCTCGCTGCTTGCTGCGGGACTACACACCCGGCGCACACAGGAGCAGCGGCGCCGGACAGCTCCCTGTACTGAAACCAGCGCCAGGGTGGGCTGTGGGCACAGAGGCACGTTTCCAAACACCACGGGAAACACGTGGAAATAGGTAACAGATACAGATATGTACAGCGTGTTAATGACATCCCTACAGAAGCGTACGCATGGGCAGTGTACCTGCTAAAGCCTCGGCACAGAGAACTGTTcgctaaacaacaacaacacgtgCACGCCACGCAATCAGCCGCAGCTGCCCGGGAGATGCCTACCTGCTGGGTGAACAGGATGGCTGCGTCGTGGTGCTGCTGGTGGTCGTCATCCAGCTTGTTCTGCTGGTTCTGCCACTTGCAGAAGCTCTTCAGGGTGGCGGCGGCGTTCTTGCTGACCTCCAGCCCCTTCTCCTTGTCCGTCACCACGACCACCTTGACCACGTACAGCCGGATGGGGTTCTCGATGCTGGCGTGCCCGTACAGCTTGGAGGCGATGGAGGCCAGCGTGAGCAGGTAGTGCTGCAGGTCCTTGCCGTACTTCTTGGACATGGACTCGTCCGCCACCAGCAGCAGCTCCACATGCCTGGCCCGGGACACCGAGCGGCGAGACCTCTGGCGCCCCGGGGGGCTGTGGGGCACCACCTGGGGGAGCCCCCACTGCTGCTGCTCGCTGCCTGTCCTCTCTTCGTGCCCATGAACCCGAGCTTGACCCCAGCGACCCGCTCTCTCCGCAGCCCTGTTATGCGTCCTCGCACCGCCCCTGGTGCCACAGCTCTCCCGCCCGGGCAGGGCTTCAAAGAGGAAGCTCTCCCGGGTGTAGAGGTGCAGTGCCCGGTCCCTGCCCGCCTCTGCCCGGTACACCTCGTCCTCATGTCCCTTGGCCCTGAGCAGGGGTCTGATGGTGTACCGGGCGTGTTTCACAGCGAAGAAGCCCTCCATGCCCCCGCACAGGTTGAACAGAGCCAGCGACTCGGGCCGCGAGTCCACGGTGCCACGGTAAACGCACTCCTTGTGCGGTGGCGCCCGGTGCCCGCTGGCCCCCCGCAGCGCGTCCTGATACTGCGCGCTGAAGTGCGGGGACAGCAGGGACTCGTCCCTCTCCATATCCAACAAGAACCTCTTCCCGTCCGCGTAAAGGATGAAGCCGATCTTGCCACCACCGTGGTAGATCTGGTCGATGTTTTGCACCACGCCATGCCTCCTCCTCTGACTGTGTGCCCGCCCATGGGGGGGCAGCTCGGCGGCAGGTGGAGAAGCGGTGCCCGCTGCCAGGCTGGAGTTGGTGGCGTCCGAGCGGATCTCCAGGGCGCAGAGCAGCAGAAACTTGAACAGCAGCATGCTCTCTCTGGCCGAGAAAACGCAACAGAGGGATGTCATCTTCAGTGCCCACAGGAACCGGCGGTGCATATAAATACTGTGCTGCAATATTGACCCTCGATCAAAATAGGATGaatatctttattattaataataccaataatttagaaaaataactTAGAAAATTATATGAAGCAGGTCTGGTTTGGTCGCACATTGCCTCTTGATACTTAGACTCCCTcggaaaagtataaaaagacgaaaaaacaaagacattgGAGACAGAAAAGAAAccgagagggagaaagagagagaagacggagaaagagacagagagcaggCAGGGGCTGCACTGAACttttcaaacaaaacacaaagtttCCACTTAAAAGCACTAGAGAAAAAAAGTCCTGCcccctcgctctctccctccctctctctctccctctctctctccctccctctctctctccggctCTGCGGTCTTGTCTGTATAAATCAAAGCCGAGGCGAGCGCTGCAGAGGATCCCGGTCCCGAGCAGGGAGAGAGCAGAGCGCAGTCTGGGGATGCCAGGCTGGACAATGCATTTATAGAGCAATGACATTCCTGCCTCCACTACTTCACCAGTTGgtcacagcagagagagagagagagagagagagagagagagagagagagagagagagagagagagagagagagagagagagagagagagaggagagagagagagagacattccAAACAGATAACCACTCCTACAATTTCTTCTTTTActccgagacacacacacacacacagggtgggGGAAACACTGATGTTTGGTTTGGAAATGTGGAATCAGGGAAGCGTACCTCCCATCTATTTAAAGGGAAGAGAAACCCCGAGGCGCTCCTCCTGCCCGGCGGACAGGGCGGCGCTGCGGAGAGGCGCGGCGGGTCACGGTGTGTCGTCCCGGCTGCGCTGCTGCCCTGCAAACTCGGGGGCATCTAGAGACCCCCGTCTCTGCTCCGGACCGGGAAACAAGTCTTGCGCTGCTGCTAGCGCATAATTCACTGATGTATgtgtttactgttattattacaataacgcagttgacacacacacatagaaacaTGCATTTATCTTGATACGTGTATGTATTAGGgaacagtgcagtcagtgtgtcagagttaagttcacagtgtagtgtgtgagtgtggcagtgtgtcagtgtgtcagtggtgCACAGTGTGGTGTGCCAGTGTGCCAGTGGTAAGAGTACAGGGGGCTGTAGTTTGATGGAAGGTGAGAGCACAGTGACAGTGCAGGGTGGCAGCTGTCTGGGGTGTCTCTGAACACCATTAATGATCAGCTGCAGATCTTATCGCCCTTCACACATACTCCCCAGGGTGCCTGAGCTAACCCTGGAGAGACCGCTCGCCACCACATGCTGCCCCACCCGGCACgcttctccctctcctccgAGCTGAACCAGCAGAGCGCCAGAGCACCGGACACACACGCAACGACGCACTGCGGTCACAGCCAGTATCCTGTTCCTCCCCACCAGACAAAAACGCTGAGCTCCCCTCTCTCTCGGAAATATCATAACAATATAGATTACACAGCACATGCATATTATgtgtctatatctatatatttatctgACTGGTGACACCCGAGACACCGCAGTCTGGCTCTCACGTCTCAGTGTCTAGAATGCAGCTCAACCGACTGGCAAGAGGACCCGGGGACTGCAGAGGCGCGGTCAAACCCACATACCAGTGCTGCAGGGCTGGGAGGTTACTGGTCAGTGGCAGGAAGAACTGGGGACTGGGAAAATGGGAGGGTGTTTGTGTAGGAGCtgaaagaaagagggagagagagaggggaagagagggagagatcatGGGTTAGTAGGGAGGAGTGAGGCACTGGGACACAGAAAGAGATGGAGAGAATGTAGGCCATGTagtggagggagggaaggagggagggagtgagagagagacagaggggagagggggaggtggTGCAGGCCAGTGTTGGGAGTGGAGGAGTGGGAGAGAGGGTTTCGAGGGAGCGAGCGCCAGTGGGTGACGCTGGGGGAGCTGGCGGGGGTGGGGCCGAGCTGCCAGCAGACTCGTGACCCGCTCTGAACTGCCTCTCTCCCAGAACAAAACCCTGCGCGGAGGTGGGGGGCACAGCAGCCGTATGCCGCTTTCTCACAAACCCGACACAATTTTGTTGCGTAAGCCCCCATGTGCCGGACCACGCCCACAGTGCCTGGGAATGCGACCTTGACCCTGAGGGGGTTTTGGCGAGGGTCCCTGTCTGTGGGTCTGCTCCTGGGGGGCTCACAGCCACAAATGGAACGATCGCCTAAAGCAGCAGGGTGAAGGGTCTTCTTAAAGCAGTGCTGTGAGCCCCCAGGCAGCCCAGCTCCCAGTGCTGAGTCTGTCCAGTGCAGCTCTCAGGACGGCATCGGGACCACGCAGTTGACTTTGTATACAGCGTTCAGCATGTCTTCCATCTCGTCAGGGTGCAGTGGTGCTGGCCAGGTCAGGGTTACAGGAGGTCAGGTtactcctctctctgtctctctctttccccttcCCTGTTTCACAACCTGTGAAGAGGCAGCACCACACCTGCCCGCCAGGTGGACACCGGCATTGGGGTCTCACACAGGGACTCACGCAGGCGGCATTGCCTGCAAAGTCAGACCCAGAACTGCACAGTCCTGCTCTGGGCTgtgcaaacacagacacactcacatacacacacatacacgcacacatacacacacacacatatacacatactcaCTCGGTAATAATTACTACTGCACTCACACATGTCAGAGCACACTCGCGCGGGGACAGACTGAGCCCTGGCACACATGTAGTCCCACGTGccccctcactccctctctctccctctctcctctctctcctctctctctctctctctctctctctctctctctctcctctctctctctctcaggcaggACCAGAGACAGGGACTGCGAAGGATCAGCTCTAATCCCTGCCATCTGAATCAGACAGTGCTGTGCCGAGGCTGCTGCCCTGGCACACTGATCAGCTGACCCTCTGTTACCCACACTGCCATGCCATGCTGACCCCAGtaccccttcctcctcctctgcacAGATCACACTGCAGGGAGATGATCCCAGGACCAGCCAGCAGGCATCGGTGTGGGTGTTAATTATGGCTAATTGACAAGTGGGTCTGTGCCGTTTATGTAACAGCGCAGGCCCGGGCGCAGTCAGGAGTCCCAGCtcgctcctctctctctctctctctctctctctctttctcctcccctctcttcttctctgtccccccatctcactctcactctccatCTCTTAAATTCTCTTTCATTCATTCAAATTCAAAGGTGGCTTTACTAGCCTGACCATCAGTGTTGCCAATCAGGTTTACACAGAATGAAACTAAATAACAGcaacattcataaatacatcaatatcaacatacacatacatactctctctctcacatgctTGGACCCGACCTGAGCATCTCCAGCGTCTCCCTGCCTGCTCGAGTCTCTCGCTGCTCACCACTCagcactctgtctctctctcgctcacccCTCTCTCCGGAGATTTCACACCTGCTGCATCACACCGAGACGGGCACTTTTAACAGACTCGGCGTTCAGAAGTGATGTATATATAAACCTGAGTCTGGCGTCTGATTGAGCTGCCACTGGGCACTGAAACACAGCGCCCTGCTCTGACCGGCCATCTGCTCCGGGCTGCGATTGGCTGAGGGGACTGCTGGGCGAGGGCGCGGTGAGCCTCTCCATGGCAAAGTCTCCAGAGGACGGTCCCGGTGAGGAAACCAGGAGGCTGATCCCAGAGTATCTTGGCAACAGGTGGGACAACCAGGGCACGGGGGCGGAGCTAGACTCTGATCACAGCCTCTTCCTTCTGGAGGGCTGGGCAATGGTGCTGCTCTGAACCCAGGTGGCACAGTGCCCTAGGCCCGCCTCTCCAGACACTGAGCTGCC
It includes:
- the adamts5 gene encoding A disintegrin and metalloproteinase with thrombospondin motifs 5, whose protein sequence is MHRRFLWALKMTSLCCVFSARESMLLFKFLLLCALEIRSDATNSSLAAGTASPPAAELPPHGRAHSQRRRHGVVQNIDQIYHGGGKIGFILYADGKRFLLDMERDESLLSPHFSAQYQDALRGASGHRAPPHKECVYRGTVDSRPESLALFNLCGGMEGFFAVKHARYTIRPLLRAKGHEDEVYRAEAGRDRALHLYTRESFLFEALPGRESCGTRGGARTHNRAAERAGRWGQARVHGHEERTGSEQQQWGLPQVVPHSPPGRQRSRRSVSRARHVELLLVADESMSKKYGKDLQHYLLTLASIASKLYGHASIENPIRLYVVKVVVVTDKEKGLEVSKNAAATLKSFCKWQNQQNKLDDDHQQHHDAAILFTQQDLCGHHSCDTLGMADVGTICSPERSCAIIEDDGLHAAFTVAHEIGHLLGLSHDDSKFCEENFSSSEDKRLMSSILTSIDASKPWSRCTSATITDFFDDGNAECLLDLPRQPILGPEELPGQSYDAIRQCKLAFGPEYTMCPGMDVCARLWCAVIRQGQMVCLTKKLPAVEGTPCGKGRICLHGKCVDKTRKKHYSASNHGSWSSWGSWGQCSRTCGGGVQFAERQCNNPPPRNNGRFCTGKRAIYRSCSVTPCPPHSKSFRQEQCEARNGYQTDPKGVKTFVEWGPKYAGVLPADVCKLTCRAKGTGYYVVFAQRVIDGTECRPHSNSVCVRGKCIRTGCDGIIGSKLQFDKCGVCGGDSTSCVRVIGNFTKRSKGYTDVVKIPEGATHIKVRQHKPRDETRYTAYLALRRPGGEYLLNGKFMISTSETIIPLNGTVLNYSGWSQRDDYLHSMGPGALRDALTVQILATDAHQPLDVRYSFFVPKKVAQSSPAPAPTHAPAPKSPQWVAGPWHACSRSCDAGWQTRTVQCRDGQGRLAKGCPLPSRPSAFKHCQLKKC